In Chryseobacterium gotjawalense, the following are encoded in one genomic region:
- the metF gene encoding methylenetetrahydrofolate reductase [NAD(P)H], whose product MKITEHIKNANGKTLFSIEIVPPTKGTGIEDLYKNIDPLMEFKPPFIDVTTSREEYIYLDKGNGLMERKITRMRPGTLGICSAIQHKYNVDTVPHVLCGGFTREETEYLLVDCMYLGIENIMALRGDAMKGQQYFEPTQGGHKNAVDLVHQMNDLGRGKYLHDEKICDGNNKFCIGVAGYPEKHIEAPSMNYDLKWLRQKVEAGADYVVTQMFFDNKKFIDFVKSAREIGIDVPIIPGIKPIATKKQLQLLPQVFKIDLPEDLISAVENAKDNAAVKQIGIEWTINQCRELLAFDVPVLHFYSMGKSDNIKKIARELF is encoded by the coding sequence ATGAAAATTACAGAACACATAAAAAACGCCAACGGAAAAACTTTGTTTTCCATCGAAATTGTGCCGCCCACAAAAGGAACGGGGATCGAAGATCTCTATAAAAATATTGATCCTTTAATGGAATTCAAACCACCATTCATCGACGTCACGACTTCCCGGGAAGAATATATTTATCTGGATAAAGGAAACGGCTTGATGGAGCGTAAAATAACCAGAATGCGTCCCGGAACGTTGGGAATCTGTTCTGCTATTCAGCACAAATATAATGTAGATACTGTTCCACATGTTTTGTGCGGCGGATTTACCAGAGAGGAAACCGAGTATCTTCTGGTCGACTGTATGTATCTGGGAATCGAAAATATTATGGCTTTAAGAGGCGATGCGATGAAAGGCCAGCAGTATTTTGAACCAACACAAGGCGGTCATAAAAATGCAGTGGATTTAGTTCATCAAATGAACGATTTGGGACGCGGGAAATATCTTCATGACGAAAAGATCTGTGACGGAAACAACAAATTCTGTATTGGCGTTGCGGGTTATCCCGAAAAACATATTGAAGCACCGTCGATGAATTACGACTTGAAATGGCTCAGGCAAAAAGTGGAGGCCGGCGCAGATTATGTGGTAACACAAATGTTCTTTGACAATAAAAAATTTATCGACTTTGTAAAAAGTGCCCGGGAAATAGGAATTGATGTTCCGATTATTCCGGGAATTAAGCCGATCGCAACAAAGAAGCAGCTGCAGCTTTTGCCACAGGTTTTTAAAATTGATTTACCGGAAGATTTGATTTCTGCCGTAGAAAATGCAAAAGACAATGCTGCTGTAAAGCAAATCGGAATTGAATGGACCATCAATCAATGCAGGGAATTGTTGGCATTTGATGTTCCTGTTTTGCATTTTTACTCGATGGGAAAAAGCGATAATATTAAAAAAATTGCGCGCGAACTTTTTTAA